A region of the Planktothrix tepida PCC 9214 genome:
TCCAGATAGGAACACGAAACTTTAACATAAGGATATTAACTTTACTGTTGAACACTTACTTCAGATTAATACAATATTTAGACTCAAGAGGTTATACCCATGAAAATTAGTGCTCGTAATTCTCTCAAAGGAACTGTCAAACAATTGACAGTCGGGGCAGTGAATACGGAAGTTGTAATTGAGATTTCACCGGGAGTCGAAATCGTCTCTATTATTACAAAATCCTCGG
Encoded here:
- a CDS encoding TOBE domain-containing protein; this translates as MKISARNSLKGTVKQLTVGAVNTEVVIEISPGVEIVSIITKSSAESLGLTDGTEVYALIKSTDVIVGIE